A window of the Arachis duranensis cultivar V14167 chromosome 5, aradu.V14167.gnm2.J7QH, whole genome shotgun sequence genome harbors these coding sequences:
- the LOC107490888 gene encoding uncharacterized protein LOC107490888, translating to MSLDMYFKVHGINLEDEEDEEDEEDELNDAANDEGNGGQASNEGTIKKKTRGKTMCKKFHATDFNDRREVKFFGGQPIGPTKEVVSNLNQLLGTTVRNPRFVTLLYTSWHGVSKNLKEDMWEYANVVSTKNAENRSKQTCPHRMGSINFGIVRKQLRDSKENSEEPSRVEVFIATRTSKKGKEINAKTQSTIAELQTRIEAGENDEDAFIGVLGNDQPGRVRCFGASITKSSLKKDEEIQQVKVEYNKKVESLEKKMDGVCSLLKVLVHQVNPGMSEEEVAALVQAAQNFPLDASSSRPRNTPRSSESTHIPPKDTPEGINGSHGISHFA from the exons ATGAGTCTTGACATGTATTTTAAGGTACATGGGATAAATTtggaagatgaagaagatgagGAAGATGAGGAAGATGAGCTTAATGATGCTGCAAATGATGAGGGTAATGGAGGACAAGCTAGTAATGAAG GcacaataaagaagaaaactcGTGGAAAGACTATGTGCAAAAAGTTTCATGCCACTGATTTTAATGATCGACGGGAGGTGAAATTTTTTGGAGGGCAGCCTATAGGTCCAACCAAGGAGGTTGTATCTAACCTCAACCAACTCTTGGGCACAACAGTTAGAAATCCTCGTTTTGTGACTTTGCTATATACTAGTTGGCATGGTGTGTCTAAAAACCTCAAAGAGGACATGTGGGAGTATGCCAAT GTTGTATCTACTAAGAATGCTGAAAATAGGTCAAAGCAAACATGTCCTCACCGAATGGGTTCCATAAATTTTGGAATAGTGCGCAAGCAGCTG CGCGACTCTAAAGAGAACAGTGAAGAACCATCAAGAGTTGAAGTTTTCATAGCAACTCGCACaagtaaaaaaggaaaagaaattaatgCTAAAACGCAAAGCACAATT GCTGAACTTCAAACCCGCATAGAGGCAGGGGAAAATGATGAGGATGCATTTATAGGAGTGTTAGGAAATGACCAACCAGGTCGAGTTCGTTGTTTTGGGGCTTCGATTACAAAAAGCTCTCTTAAAAAGGATGAGGAGATTCAACAAGTCAAGGTTGAATACAACAAGAAGGTTGAATCATTAGAGAAGAAGATGGATGGTGTATGTAGTTTATTAAAGGTATTGGTGCACCAAGTCAACCCTGGAATGAGTGAGGAAGAGGTAGCAGCCTTAGTGCAAGCTGCCCAAAATTTTCCTTTGGATGCCTCAAGTAGCAGACCGAGAAATACTCCTCGCTCCTCCGAATCAACTCATATTCCTCCCAAAGAT ACTCCAGAAGGAATTAATGGCTCTCATGGTATATCTCATTTTGCTTGA